One window of Streptomyces sp. FIT100 genomic DNA carries:
- a CDS encoding ATP/GTP-binding protein → MDTEGTYDARGSRAGGPGGPSATGSAHPVPRPAGPPPVPPAVPPAPAHAPAPATGASVADWLRIPRPQAAPGIWRLGHRPRPEQEPELVPARPLIGGAVIAFLAGWLFWSLLWNHYLEGWWFFVKDWWLLPMLWLVPDSWQNGTSAQFELFVTATYVYNGLVLTLLAVGSGRVGNWNEIWRRYGVPLWPLFVLLPGVWREMPRSVWWLEGASNLYYLCLVTAVVAVLGRAGTWPVLARRKDAPAAEGAPEPQHDPADWPELRTAGLDETARTLTDATRRGALGDVDYARIRRAWQGVRTRPERLPAFTDAVRAEGPAACAHPSGVRDLPVRTATHDLATGQVRIGTAADHPRNPYARRTTGVALEPALLGTSLLAVGPSGSGKTVRLVRPVVEALCLQALANRAAVVAVTARGTALAPDDAFDLVIAPGRAESTHDLDLYGGADDPDEAARVLAEALVGDLAADSRRAATALAQLIGPYRSVHGHFPAVPELRDLVGGAPGALDGLRSALEAAGEASQLRELDARARQSERADDIGVLLAERIAFLDRPAFAPFFRTKETGRPFSLRAIELPLRVRVDLPERGHAEASRIIARLVLAQFTEAALARSDRSLFSCLVLDDATYTVTADSVRAVQRLRSANAGVVLALRTLEDVPETLRGPLLGAVGCRMAFAGLAPWDGGRFAETWGTEWVQTRDVTNRQIISDEPLTKALHFMRRLVTGKAATAEAVTVREVERERWSASELAHSVPAGHAVLSLTSVRGEHAPPLLVDLRT, encoded by the coding sequence ATGGACACCGAAGGCACGTACGACGCACGCGGCAGCCGAGCGGGCGGCCCCGGCGGCCCGAGCGCCACGGGCAGCGCCCATCCCGTCCCGCGCCCGGCCGGTCCTCCGCCGGTGCCGCCCGCCGTCCCCCCGGCCCCCGCGCACGCCCCGGCGCCCGCCACCGGGGCCTCCGTCGCCGACTGGCTGCGCATTCCGCGGCCCCAGGCCGCCCCCGGCATCTGGCGGCTCGGCCACCGGCCGCGCCCGGAGCAGGAGCCGGAGCTCGTCCCCGCCCGGCCGCTGATCGGCGGCGCGGTCATCGCGTTCCTCGCCGGCTGGCTGTTCTGGTCCCTGCTGTGGAACCACTACCTCGAAGGCTGGTGGTTCTTCGTCAAGGACTGGTGGCTGCTGCCCATGCTCTGGCTGGTGCCCGACTCCTGGCAGAACGGGACCAGCGCACAGTTCGAGCTGTTCGTCACGGCGACGTACGTCTACAACGGCCTCGTGCTGACCCTGCTCGCGGTGGGTTCGGGGCGGGTCGGCAACTGGAACGAGATCTGGCGCCGGTACGGCGTGCCGCTCTGGCCGCTGTTCGTGCTGCTCCCCGGTGTGTGGCGGGAGATGCCCAGGAGCGTCTGGTGGCTCGAAGGGGCCTCGAACCTGTACTACCTGTGCCTCGTGACCGCCGTCGTCGCGGTCCTCGGCAGGGCCGGCACCTGGCCGGTGCTCGCGCGCCGCAAGGACGCACCCGCCGCCGAGGGGGCGCCGGAGCCGCAGCACGACCCCGCCGACTGGCCCGAGCTGCGGACGGCGGGGCTCGACGAGACGGCCCGCACCCTCACCGACGCGACGCGCAGGGGCGCGCTGGGCGACGTCGACTACGCCCGGATCCGCCGCGCCTGGCAGGGCGTACGCACCCGGCCCGAACGGCTGCCCGCCTTCACCGACGCCGTGCGGGCCGAGGGGCCCGCCGCCTGCGCCCACCCCTCCGGCGTGCGGGACCTGCCGGTCCGCACCGCCACCCACGATCTCGCCACCGGGCAGGTGAGGATCGGCACCGCCGCCGACCATCCCCGCAACCCCTACGCCCGCCGCACCACCGGCGTCGCCCTCGAACCCGCGCTGCTCGGCACGTCCCTGCTCGCCGTCGGCCCCTCCGGCTCCGGGAAGACCGTGCGGCTCGTGCGGCCGGTCGTGGAGGCGCTGTGCCTCCAGGCGCTCGCGAACCGTGCGGCCGTCGTCGCCGTCACCGCCCGGGGCACGGCGCTCGCCCCCGACGACGCCTTCGATCTCGTCATCGCCCCCGGCCGGGCCGAGTCGACGCACGACCTCGACCTGTACGGCGGCGCCGACGACCCCGACGAGGCCGCCCGTGTCCTCGCCGAGGCGCTCGTCGGCGATCTGGCGGCCGACAGCCGCCGCGCCGCCACCGCGCTCGCCCAGCTCATCGGCCCGTACCGGAGCGTCCACGGCCACTTCCCGGCCGTACCGGAGCTCCGCGACCTCGTCGGTGGTGCGCCCGGGGCGCTCGACGGGCTCCGCAGCGCCCTGGAGGCCGCCGGGGAGGCGTCCCAGCTGCGGGAACTCGACGCGCGGGCACGGCAGTCGGAGCGCGCCGACGACATCGGGGTGCTGCTCGCCGAGCGCATCGCGTTCCTCGACCGGCCGGCGTTCGCGCCGTTCTTCCGTACGAAGGAGACCGGCCGGCCGTTCTCGCTGCGGGCCATCGAACTCCCGCTGCGGGTCCGGGTCGATCTGCCCGAGCGCGGGCACGCCGAGGCGTCCCGGATCATCGCCCGGCTCGTCCTCGCCCAGTTCACCGAGGCCGCGCTCGCGCGCTCCGACCGCTCGCTCTTCAGCTGCCTCGTCCTCGACGACGCGACGTACACCGTGACGGCCGACTCGGTCAGGGCCGTCCAGCGCCTGCGGTCGGCCAACGCGGGGGTCGTGCTGGCGCTGCGGACCCTGGAGGACGTGCCCGAGACCCTGCGGGGGCCGCTGCTGGGCGCTGTCGGGTGCCGGATGGCGTTCGCGGGGCTCGCGCCCTGGGACGGCGGGCGGTTCGCGGAGACCTGGGGCACCGAGTGGGTGCAGACGCGGGACGTCACCAACCGGCAGATCATCTCCGACGAGCCGCTGACCAAGGCGCTGCACTTCATGCGGCGGCTGGTGACCGGGAAGGCGGCCACCGCGGAGGCCGTGACGGTCCGGGAAGTGGAGCGCGAGCGCTGGTCGGCCTCCGAGCTGGCGCACTCCGTGCCCGCGGGGCACGCGGTGCTGTCGCTCACCTCGGTGCGCGGGGAGCACGCACCGCCGCTGCTGGTGGATCTGCGTACCTGA
- a CDS encoding PucR family transcriptional regulator, whose amino-acid sequence MPVTLAQLVQHSALKLTVRAGQDRLATPVRWAHVSELADPVPYMEGGELLLVTAMTLDAADHEAMRRYVRRLAGAGVVGLGFAVGVNYDAVPDALLEAAEAQDFPLLEVPRRTPFLAISKAVSAAIAADQYRAVTAGFEAQRELTRAALAEGPAALLAKLAAHVDGWAALYDASGAVVASAPDWALRRAARLTADVERLRERPAPASAVVGGTDDRVELQSLGTGRRVRGALAVGTGAPLGTAERYAVHSAIALLTLTTERSRSLQAAEQRLGAAVLRMMLSGQPDHARAVAGDLYGGLLDAPFRLLVAEPAGEPDPGAEHPLHVFAETVDSAAARSGETVLTVPEGSDGSERLVVLAADGGAVAGACEAYTEREAEEAGIAVGMSAPTGPIAAAAAYKQAEQSLSVARRRGRALVEHEELAAGSVLPLLADDAVRAFADGMLRALYEHDATGRGDLVESLRAWLSRHGQWDAAAADLGVHRHTLRYRMRRVEEILGRSLDDPDVRMELWLALKATGGPAES is encoded by the coding sequence ATGCCGGTCACCCTCGCCCAGCTCGTCCAGCACTCCGCGCTCAAGCTGACGGTCCGCGCCGGGCAGGACCGGCTCGCGACGCCCGTGCGCTGGGCGCACGTCAGCGAGCTCGCCGACCCCGTGCCGTACATGGAGGGCGGCGAGCTGCTCCTCGTCACCGCCATGACACTGGACGCCGCCGACCACGAGGCGATGCGCCGCTACGTACGCCGGCTCGCGGGCGCCGGCGTCGTCGGGCTCGGCTTCGCCGTCGGCGTCAACTACGACGCCGTCCCCGACGCCCTGCTGGAGGCGGCCGAGGCCCAGGACTTCCCGCTGCTCGAAGTGCCGCGCCGCACACCGTTCCTGGCCATCAGCAAGGCCGTCTCCGCGGCCATCGCCGCCGACCAGTACCGGGCCGTTACCGCGGGCTTCGAGGCCCAGCGGGAGCTGACCCGCGCCGCGCTCGCCGAGGGGCCGGCGGCGCTGCTCGCCAAGCTCGCCGCGCACGTCGACGGCTGGGCCGCGCTCTACGACGCCTCCGGAGCCGTCGTCGCCTCGGCGCCCGACTGGGCGCTGCGGCGGGCGGCCCGCCTCACCGCCGACGTCGAGCGGCTGCGCGAACGCCCCGCCCCCGCCAGCGCCGTCGTCGGCGGGACGGACGACCGTGTCGAGCTCCAGTCCCTGGGCACCGGGCGGCGGGTGCGCGGTGCGCTCGCCGTCGGCACGGGCGCCCCCCTGGGCACGGCCGAGCGGTACGCCGTCCACTCCGCGATCGCCCTGCTGACCCTGACGACCGAACGCTCCCGCTCGCTCCAGGCCGCCGAGCAGCGGCTCGGCGCGGCGGTCCTCCGGATGATGCTCTCCGGGCAGCCGGACCACGCGAGAGCGGTCGCCGGCGATCTGTACGGCGGTCTCCTCGACGCGCCCTTCCGGCTCCTGGTCGCGGAGCCCGCCGGTGAGCCCGACCCCGGCGCCGAGCACCCCCTGCACGTGTTCGCCGAGACGGTGGACTCGGCGGCGGCGCGCTCCGGCGAGACCGTACTGACCGTGCCCGAGGGCTCCGACGGCAGCGAGCGGCTCGTCGTCCTCGCCGCGGACGGGGGAGCGGTCGCCGGCGCCTGCGAGGCGTACACGGAGCGCGAGGCCGAGGAGGCGGGCATCGCCGTCGGCATGTCCGCACCGACCGGCCCGATCGCCGCAGCGGCCGCCTACAAGCAGGCGGAACAGTCCCTCTCCGTCGCCCGCCGCCGCGGCCGCGCCCTCGTCGAGCACGAGGAACTCGCCGCAGGCTCCGTCCTCCCGCTGCTGGCCGACGACGCCGTGCGGGCCTTCGCCGACGGCATGCTCCGCGCGCTCTACGAACACGACGCGACCGGCCGCGGTGATCTCGTCGAGTCGCTGCGGGCCTGGCTCTCGCGCCACGGCCAATGGGACGCGGCGGCGGCCGACCTCGGCGTGCACCGCCACACCCTGCGCTACCGCATGCGCCGCGTGGAGGAGATCCTCGGCCGCTCCCTGGACGACCCCGACGTCCGCATGGAACTCTGGCTCGCCCTCAAGGCGACCGGGGGCCCTGCGGAGTCCTAG
- a CDS encoding EamA family transporter produces MTSPEAPAARTPAATIAPAGTPGHRISGAVWGALAIVYVVWGSTYLGIRVVVETMPPFLSAGARFITAGLILAALIAWRQGPSALKATRAQLASAALVGLLLLLGGNGLVVLAETAVPSGLAALLVAVVPAWVVVLRRASGERPGIGAYSGVLLGLAGLAVLTLPGLSGDVRLWGVLTVVAATVMWSVGSFSSARIPMPANPFTASAYEMVAGGIGCLLVGLVRGEQYGFTLTEVSGRSWLALGYLVVFGSLVAFTAYAWLLHSAPLSLVATYAYVNPVVAVLLGALILNERLTWPIAVGGAVVVAGVGLIVSTERRR; encoded by the coding sequence ATGACCTCACCCGAAGCACCCGCCGCCCGCACCCCCGCCGCGACGATCGCGCCGGCCGGCACCCCCGGGCACCGGATATCCGGCGCCGTGTGGGGCGCCCTCGCCATCGTGTACGTCGTCTGGGGCTCCACCTACCTCGGCATCCGCGTCGTGGTCGAGACGATGCCCCCGTTCCTCTCCGCCGGCGCCCGCTTCATCACCGCCGGGCTGATCCTCGCCGCGCTCATCGCCTGGCGGCAGGGGCCCTCCGCCCTGAAGGCCACCCGCGCCCAGCTCGCCTCGGCCGCGCTCGTCGGGCTGCTACTGCTCCTCGGCGGCAACGGCCTCGTCGTGCTCGCCGAGACCGCCGTCCCCTCCGGGCTCGCCGCCCTCCTCGTCGCCGTCGTCCCCGCCTGGGTCGTCGTGCTGCGCAGGGCGTCGGGAGAGCGGCCCGGCATCGGGGCGTACAGCGGCGTCCTGCTCGGCCTCGCCGGGCTCGCGGTGCTCACGCTGCCCGGCCTCAGCGGCGACGTACGCCTGTGGGGCGTGCTCACCGTCGTCGCCGCGACCGTCATGTGGTCGGTCGGCTCCTTCTCGTCCGCCCGGATCCCGATGCCCGCCAACCCGTTCACGGCGAGCGCCTACGAAATGGTCGCGGGAGGCATCGGCTGCCTGCTGGTCGGACTCGTCCGCGGCGAGCAGTACGGCTTCACGCTCACCGAGGTGTCGGGCCGTTCCTGGCTCGCCCTCGGATACCTCGTCGTCTTCGGCTCGCTCGTGGCGTTCACGGCGTACGCCTGGCTGCTCCACTCCGCGCCGCTGTCGCTCGTCGCCACGTACGCGTACGTCAACCCGGTCGTCGCCGTCCTCCTCGGCGCGCTGATCCTGAACGAGCGGCTGACCTGGCCGATCGCCGTCGGCGGCGCCGTCGTCGTCGCGGGGGTCGGCCTCATCGTCAGCACCGAGCGCCGCCGCTGA
- a CDS encoding aldehyde dehydrogenase family protein, with product MTSTHAFWLAGRQATGETTFDVTSPWDGRVVGTVSVPTDAQVEEAVAAAHAVVDEFAATPAHVRAAALDHVSKRLVERTEEIAQLISAENGKPIKWARGEVGRAVSVFRFAAEEARRFNGGEAQRLDTDAGGQGRLALTRRFPKGVVLGIAPFNFPLNLCAHKIAPAIAVGAPIILKPAPATPLSGLILGELLAETELPAGSWSVLTVPNDKMPALVQDERLPVISFTGSDKVGYAIMDSVPRKHCTLELGGNGAAVVLADFASEEDLDWAATRIATFSNYQGGQSCISVQRVIADATVYDRLLPKIVAAVEAQTTGDPSDSATEVGPLVNEDAAKRVESWVDEAVEGGAQLLTGGKRDGASYTPTVLTGVPAHATLACEEVFGPVLTVQSVNGEAEAFAAVNSSKYGLQAGVFTHDLQTAFRAHRALEVGGVIVGDVPSYRADQMPYGGAKQSGVGREGVKYAMDDYTYERVLVLTGLAL from the coding sequence ATGACCTCCACCCACGCCTTCTGGCTCGCCGGCCGCCAGGCCACCGGCGAGACGACTTTCGACGTCACGTCCCCCTGGGACGGCCGGGTCGTCGGCACGGTCTCGGTGCCCACCGACGCCCAGGTCGAGGAGGCCGTGGCAGCCGCGCACGCCGTTGTGGACGAGTTCGCGGCCACCCCCGCCCACGTCCGCGCCGCCGCCCTCGACCATGTGTCGAAGCGGCTCGTCGAGCGCACCGAGGAGATCGCCCAGCTGATCTCCGCCGAGAACGGCAAGCCCATCAAGTGGGCCCGCGGTGAGGTCGGCCGCGCGGTCTCGGTCTTCCGCTTCGCCGCCGAGGAGGCCCGCCGCTTCAACGGCGGCGAGGCCCAGCGCCTCGACACCGACGCAGGCGGCCAGGGCCGCCTCGCGCTCACCCGCCGCTTCCCCAAGGGTGTCGTCCTCGGCATCGCGCCGTTCAACTTCCCGCTGAACCTGTGCGCCCACAAGATCGCCCCGGCCATCGCCGTCGGCGCGCCGATCATCCTCAAGCCGGCGCCCGCCACCCCGCTCTCCGGCCTGATCCTCGGTGAGCTGCTGGCCGAGACGGAGCTGCCCGCCGGCTCCTGGTCCGTCCTGACAGTCCCGAACGACAAGATGCCGGCCCTCGTCCAGGACGAGCGCCTTCCGGTCATCTCCTTCACAGGCTCCGACAAGGTCGGCTACGCGATCATGGACTCGGTGCCGCGCAAGCACTGCACCCTGGAGCTCGGCGGCAACGGCGCGGCCGTCGTCCTCGCCGACTTCGCCTCCGAGGAGGACCTGGACTGGGCGGCGACCCGCATCGCCACCTTCTCCAACTACCAGGGCGGCCAGTCCTGCATCTCCGTGCAGCGCGTGATCGCCGACGCCACCGTCTACGACCGGCTGCTGCCGAAGATCGTCGCGGCGGTCGAGGCCCAGACCACCGGTGACCCGTCCGACTCCGCCACCGAGGTCGGCCCGCTGGTCAACGAGGACGCCGCCAAGCGCGTCGAGTCCTGGGTCGACGAGGCCGTCGAGGGCGGCGCCCAGCTGCTCACCGGCGGCAAGCGCGACGGCGCCTCCTACACCCCGACCGTCCTCACCGGCGTACCGGCGCACGCCACCCTCGCCTGCGAGGAGGTCTTCGGACCGGTCCTCACCGTGCAGAGCGTGAACGGCGAGGCCGAGGCGTTCGCCGCGGTCAACTCCTCGAAGTACGGCCTCCAGGCAGGCGTGTTCACCCACGACCTGCAGACCGCGTTCCGCGCCCACCGGGCGCTGGAGGTCGGCGGCGTGATCGTCGGTGACGTCCCGTCCTACCGCGCCGACCAGATGCCGTACGGCGGCGCCAAGCAGTCCGGCGTGGGCCGCGAGGGCGTCAAGTACGCGATGGACGACTACACCTACGAGCGGGTGCTGGTCCTCACCGGACTCGCCCTGTAG